CCCAAAGGAGCATATCCAACCGCATGCTGTACTGCATGGCCCGTTTCATGCGCCGCAACGCCTATAGCGGCGAGGGATGTTGATCCGTATACCGAATCCGAAAGCCTGAGAACCTTTTTGCCGGGATCATAATGGTCGGTTAAATTTCCTCCTACACGTTCAATCCTTACGTCATAAATGCCGGCTATATTTAAAAGCCTCTGCGCCGCTTCCGCTCCTGTCATGCCATATGAATTTCTTACATTTGAATATTTCCTGAAAGTGCTCTGAACTTTCGACTGTGCATACAAAGCAAGCAGCATCGCCGGTATAAGTATATAAATATACTGGAAATTAAAATAAAACATACAAATTCCTCCTAATAAATATTGCATCTATACAATCTATACATTATTTACGTTTACATACTGATTTTGTCTGTTTTATTTTAAAACTATACCTGTTTCTATTTTATGCCCCCGCATATATGCGTCGGCGCCCATTGCCTTGCCTCCTTTTGCCTGAATAACGGAAACCAAAACGGAGCCGCTTCCTGTTTTAACAATAAATCCCTTTTTGGCAATTTCCATTATTTCACCGCAAACACCGTCTGCATACTGTTTGCCCAGATCCTCGACTTTCCAGATCTTAAACATTTCGTCATTATAATAGGAATATGCCCCCGGCTGAGGCGACAGCCCGCGAATAAGGCAGTCTATTTCACCTGAACTTCGGCTCCAGTCTATATGCCCCGTTTCCTTTTCAATCATCGGGGCGTAGGTTGATAAAGCGTCATCCTGTTTTATCTTCACAGCTGTGCCTTTTTCAATATCCGACATTGTCTTTATAAGAAGCTCCGCCCCCACCAATGCCATTTTTTCAGTAAGCGTGCCGTATGTGTCGTTCTTTAAAATTTCAATTTCTTCGCTGCTTATTATATCGCCGTTGTCAATTCCTTTTGCCATCTGCATTATAGTAACTCCGGTTTTTCTGCATCCGTCGATAATCGACCATTGGATAGGCCCGGCTCCCCTGTATTTCGGAAGTATGGAACCGTGCACGTTTATGCTTCCGTGCTTTGGCATAAAAAGAACTTCCTCTGTTAAAATCTGTCCGTATGCAACGACAACAAATATGTCTGCATTAAATCTTCTCAGTCTTTCAATAAATTCCGGATCTTTTGCGCTTTGCGGCTGTAAAACTTCCAGGCCATGTTCAAGGGCTTTCTCTTTCACAGGTGAAAAAAACACTTTTTTGCCCCTTCCTTTCGGCTTATCAGGCTGGGTTACAACAGCGCATATTTCATGGTTTTCAATTAAAGCTTCAAGGGATTTAACTGCAAAATCGGGTGTTCCCATAAACAAAACTTTCATATATTTTACTCCTCACCTTCGTCAGGCAACGCCAAGTCAAAGTATAATATGCCGTCAAGATGATCCGTTTCATGGCATATCGCACGCGCTAAAAGATCTGTTCCGACAATAGTAAATTCCTGGCCAAGCCTGTTTAAAGCTTTGGCTTTAACTTTTTTCGGCCTGTCTACAAGCGCGCTTTCGCCCGGAACGCTCAGGCAAGCTTCATACTCAACCATAGAACCTTCTTTCTCTATAATTTCGGGGTTAATCATTTCAATCAGCCCT
Above is a window of Anaerotignum faecicola DNA encoding:
- the fmt gene encoding methionyl-tRNA formyltransferase; its protein translation is MKVLFMGTPDFAVKSLEALIENHEICAVVTQPDKPKGRGKKVFFSPVKEKALEHGLEVLQPQSAKDPEFIERLRRFNADIFVVVAYGQILTEEVLFMPKHGSINVHGSILPKYRGAGPIQWSIIDGCRKTGVTIMQMAKGIDNGDIISSEEIEILKNDTYGTLTEKMALVGAELLIKTMSDIEKGTAVKIKQDDALSTYAPMIEKETGHIDWSRSSGEIDCLIRGLSPQPGAYSYYNDEMFKIWKVEDLGKQYADGVCGEIMEIAKKGFIVKTGSGSVLVSVIQAKGGKAMGADAYMRGHKIETGIVLK
- the def gene encoding peptide deformylase, with translation MAKRNIRLKTDEILRKKCKEVKEITPSIIQLLDDMAETMYDANGVGLAAPQVGVLKRIVVIDVGEGLIEMINPEIIEKEGSMVEYEACLSVPGESALVDRPKKVKAKALNRLGQEFTIVGTDLLARAICHETDHLDGILYFDLALPDEGEE